In Pyrus communis chromosome 8, drPyrComm1.1, whole genome shotgun sequence, one genomic interval encodes:
- the LOC137743084 gene encoding uncharacterized protein, which translates to MDISSYRAFEELKLFHSIDRTIYVRLLGLRFDPNQSKLVLAFWYFLDTETHYKFMAGTLDLHDQDLYALACESIICLQYLYSNYAPPGSEEIDSKFRTLCLLLLTKNIPLEFVFENKEKAREEMKKVMDNVFDRALWDIIIVPPYPYLGHIPSGFLQTNLLNGPILQQWFQHNYSLNQQGHNIVEAQPLLPPQEADDDVPDQYQPSVDNNDRTLFLTFSKGHPVSKEELKSYLNWKFGDCIESIFMKKPVHPSEQSLFAQVVAKSASDATRILDKPDHEGKVKFSVNGKDVKARRSKPRTELVTRLEGF; encoded by the exons ATGGACATATCATCTTACAGAGCCTTTGAAGAGCTAAAGCTATTCCATTCCATCGATCGCACAATCTACGTTCGACTGCTGGGTTTACGTTTTGATCCTAACCAATCTAAGCTTGTCCTAGCATTTTGGTATTTTCTGGACACAGAAACTCACTACAAGTTTATGGCGGGCACGTTAGATTTACATGACCAGGACTTGTATGCTTTAGCGTGTGAGTCGATTATCTGCTTACAGTATCTGTATTCAAATTACGCTCCTCCGGGGTCAGAGGAAATTGATAGCAAGTTCCGAACACtgtgtcttcttcttcttacaaAAAATATTCCACTCGAGTTTGTGTTTGAGAACAAGGAAAAGGCCCGGGAAGAGATGAAGAAAGTTATGGACAATGTCTTCGATAGAGCTTTATGGGATATAATTATAGTCCCACCATATCCATATTTGGGTCATATACCCAGTGGTTTCCTGCAAACCAATTTGTTGAATGGTCCAATATTACAACAATGGTTTCAGCATAATTATTCACTTAATCAGCAGGGTCATAATATTGTTGAGGCTCAACCTTTATTGCCACCCCAAGAAGCAGACGATGATGTGCCAGATCAGTATCAACCTAGTGTTGACAACAATGATAGAACTTTATTCTTGACATTCTCAAAGGGCCATCCTGTTTCAAAGGAAGAACTCAAAAGCTATTTAAACTG GAAATTTGGAGATTGTATAGAGTCAATCTTTATGAAGAAGCCTGTTCATCCAAGTGAACAATCACTGTTTGCTCAAGTTGTTGCTAAGTCTGCGTCAGATGCTACCAGAATTCTTGATAAACCGGACCACGAAGGCAAAGTAAAATTCTCCGTTAATGGAAAAGATGTTAAAGCGAGGCGATCTAAGCCAAGGACAGAACTAGTCACAAGACTAGAAGGGTTCTAG
- the LOC137742242 gene encoding V-type proton ATPase subunit a1-like, with product MEKFIDNLPAMDLMRSEKMTFVQLIIPVESAHRAISYLGELGLLQFRDLNADKSPFQRTFVNQVKRCAEMSRKLRFFRDQISKAGLLSSVHPVLQPDIDLEELEIQLAEHEHELIEMNSNSDRLQHSYNELLEFKIVLQKASGFLISSNSHAVSEERELDENIYSNDNYGDEVSLLEQDIRPGPSDQSGLRFVSGIICKSKALRFERMLFRATRGNMLFNHAPADEQIMDPLSTEMVEKTVFVVFFSGMQAKTKILKICEAFGANCYPVPEDITKQRQITREVSSRLAELETTLDAGIRHRNKALTSVGFHLAKWINMVRREKAVYDTLNMLNFDVTKKCLVGEGWCPIFAKPKIQEALQRATFDSSSQVGVIFHVMDTVDSPPTYFRTNRFTSAFQEIVDAYGVARYQEANPAVYTCITFPFLFAVMFGDWGHGICLLLGALVLIARESKLSVQKLGSFMEMLFGGRYVLLLMSLFSIYCGLIYNEFFSVPFHIFGGSAYKCRDAACSEAYTIGLIKYRDPYPFGVDPSWRGSRSELPFLNSLKMKMSILLGVVQMNLGILLSYFNARFFSSSLDIRYQFVPQMIFLNSLFGYLSLLVVIKWCTGSQADLYHVMIYMFLSPTDDLGENQLFWGQRPLQIILLLLALIAVPWMLFPKPFILRKLHTERFQGRAYGMLGTSEMDLEVEPDSARQHHEEFNFSEVFVHQMIHSIEFVLGAVSNTASYLRLWALSLAHSELSTVFYEKVLLLAWGYDSFIIRLIGLSVFAFATAFILLMMETLSAFLHALRLHWVEYQNKFYHGDGYKFKPFSFASITEDED from the exons atggAGAAGTTCATCGACAACTTACCAGCCATGGATCTGATGCGCTCCGAGAAGATGACCTTCGTCCAACTCATCATCCCCGTCGAGTCTGCCCACCGCGCCATTTCTTACCTCGGCGAACTCGGCCTCCTCCAATTCCGAGAC TTAAATGCTGATAAAAGTCCTTTCCAACGAACATTTGTTAATCAG GTAAAGCGATGTGCAGAAATGTCAAGAAAGCTGCGGTTTTTCAGAGATCAAATTAGTAAAGCTGGTCTACTTTCATCTGTACATCCTGTTTTACAACCAGATATTGACTTAGAGGAATTAGAG atacAATTAGCCGAGCATGAGCATGAGCTTATTGAGATGAATTCTAATAGTGATAGACTTCAACATTCATACAATGAACTACTTGAGTTCAAGATAGTATTGCAAAAG GCAAGTGGCTTTCTTATTTCAAGTAATAGCCATGCGGTTTCTGAGGAGAGAGAACTAGATGAGAATATTTACTCAAATGATAACTATGGTGATGAAGTTTCATTACTTGAGCAG GATATCAGACCTGGCCCATCAGATCAATCTGGTTTGAGATTTGTTAGTGGAATTATTTGTAAATCCAAAGCTCTCAGGTTTGAGAGGATGTTGTTTCGTGCTACAAGGGGCAACATGCTTTTCAACCATGCCCCAGCAGATGAACAGATCATGGATCCTTTATCTActgaaatg GTTGAGAAAACAGTGTTTGTAGTGTTCTTCTCCGGGATGCAGGCAAAAACAAAGATTTTGAAAATTTGTGAGGCCTTTGGTGCGAATTGCTATCCTGTTCCTGAAGATATAACTAAGCAGAGGCAAATAACTAGAGAA GTTTCATCACGTCTTGCTGAATTGGAAACAACCTTGGATGCAGGGATTCGTCACAGAAATAAGGCCCTTACATCTGTAGGGTTTCACCTAGCAAAATGGATCAACATG GTAAGAAGGGAGAAAGCTGTATATGATACCTTGAACATGCTAAACTTTGATGTTACAAAAAAATGTCTCGTTGGAGAGGGCTGGTGTCCTATATTTGCAAAACCTAAG ATTCAGGAGGCACTGCAACGTGCTACATTTGATAGCAGTTCGCAAGTGGGAGTAATATTTCATGTGATGGATACAGTAGATTCACCTCCTACATATTTCAGAACCAACCGCTTTACAAGTGCATTTCAGGAAATTGTTGATGCATACGG TGTTGCAAGATATCAAGAAGCCAATCCTGCAGTTTACACTTGTATTACATTTCCATTTCTTTTTGCGGTGATGTTTGGGGACTGGGGTCATGGAATATGCTTATTGCTCGGAGCATTAGTTCTTATAGCTCGTGAAAGTAAACTCAGTGTTCAG AAACTTGGGAGCTTTATGGAGATGCTATTTGGTGGGCGATATGTACTACTCTTGATGTCCCTATTTTCAATCTACTGTGGGTTGATTTACAATGAGTTCTTTTCTGTTCCTTTTCACATATTTGGCGGGTCTGCTTACAAATGTAGAGATGCTGCTTGCAG TGAGGCGTACACTATTGGCTTAATCAAGTACAGAGATCCATACCCATTTGGTGTGGATCCCAGTTGGCGTGGAAGTCGTTCTGAACTCCCGTTTCTGAATTCTCTCAAAATGAAAATGTCAATTTTGTTGGGTGTTGTGCAAATGAACTTAGGAATTCTACTAAGTTACTTCAATGCAAGGTTTTTCAGCAGCTCGCTTGATATAAG GTACCAGTTTGTGCCACAGATGATCTTTCTTAACAGTCTTTTTGGATATCTTTCACTTCTTGTTGTCATCAAGTGGTGCACAGGATCTCAGGCAGACCTCTATCATGTAATGATTTACATGTTTTTAAGTCCGACTGATGATCTTGGTGAAAATCAATTGTTCTGGGGCCAAAGACCACTTCAG ATCATTTTGTTGCTTTTGGCTTTAATTGCAGTTCCATGGATGCTCTTTCCAAAACCTTTCATATTGAGGAAGCTTCATACAGAG AGGTTTCAAGGTCGTGCGTATGGGATGCTTGGCACCTCAGAGATGGATCTTGAGGTGGAACCTGATTCTGCGAGGCAACATCATGAAGAGTTTAATTTCAGTGAGGTATTTGTACACCAGATGATACACTCCATAGAGTTTGTTCTTGGCGCTGTTTCAAATACGGCATCATATCTACGACTATGGGCTTTGAG CTTGGCGCACTCAGAATTGTCAACCGTTTTCTACGAGAAAGTTCTCCTCCTTGCCTGGGG GTATGATAGCTTCATTATCCGGTTAATTGGGTTATCAGTTTTCGCCTTTGCAACTGCGTTCATACTACTCATGATGGAGACGCTAAGTGCTTTTCTCCATGCGCTGCGTCTTCATTGGGTGGAGTATCAAAATAAATTCTACCACGGAGATGGCTACAAGTTCAAACCTTTTTCCTTCGCCTCCATAACCGAGGATGAGGATTAG
- the LOC137742505 gene encoding NEDD8-specific protease 1-like, with protein sequence MGKPNPDEKILSYNDVVLRRSDLDVLSGPYFLNDRLIEFYFSYLSSCSEEILLIPPSIAFWMMNAVGQGLHEFLVPLNLPDKKLVIFPVNDNEDVSEAGGGSHWSLLAFERDSNVFVHHDSNGGMNRRHAKKLYDAVVDFMSVSSSATKPTYQECSDSPQQVNGYDCGLYVLAIARVICSWYGNKDTGERNLWFHDVREQVTPSVVAAMRNEILELIRGLMLVK encoded by the coding sequence atgggaaaaCCCAATCCTGATGAAAAGATTCTCAGCTACAATGATGTTGTACTCAGACGATCAGACTTGGATGTCCTCAGTGGCCCGTATTTTCTCAATGATCGACTCATCGAGTTTTATTTCAGTTATCTGTCATCATGCTCTGAGGAGATATTACTCATTCCACCTTCAATTGCATTCTGGATGATGAATGCAGTTGGTCAAGGCCTCCACGAGTTCCTGGTACCTCTTAATTTGCCGGATAAAAAACTGGTAATCTTTCCAGTCAATGACAATGAGGATGTGAGTGAAGCTGGAGGTGGGTCTCACTGGAGCCTACTTGCATTTGAGAGAGATTCTAACGTCTTTGTTCATCATGATAGCAATGGAGGGATGAATAGAAGGCACGCTAAAAAACTGTATGATGCAGTTGTTGACTTCATGAGTGTCTCCAGTTCAGCAACCAAGCCCACTTATCAAGAGTGTAGTGATTCACCGCAACAAGTAAATGGTTATGATTGTGGCTTGTATGTGTTGGCTATTGCAAGGGTTATATGCAGCTGGTACGGAAATAAAGACACAGGTGAACGGAATTTGTGGTTCCATGATGTGCGCGAGCAGGTCACTCCATCTGTTGTTGCTGCAATGCGAAACGAGATCCTGGAGCTGATCAGAGGTCTCATGCTCGTGAAGTGA
- the LOC137742504 gene encoding arogenate dehydratase/prephenate dehydratase 2, chloroplastic-like — protein MAASSVERSGIATTPFPRHVVSKRFPSDHFPKPTLNFEIRSRRCRIGLTLASLRSSDESTSNRNYGGGHRNLVGGAMELESALEDFPYDVESKDMHTLPRPLSSTHLSNSVSDGSRLRVAYQGVRGAYSELAADKAYPNCEAVPCEQFDTAFEAAERWLVDRAVLPIENSLGGSIHRNYDLLLRHRLHIVGEVKLAVRHCLLANHGVEIEDLERVLSHPQALDQCENTLMKLGLVREAVDDTAGAAKHVAFHKLKDTGAVASSPAAGIYGLQILAQDIQDDSDNVTRFLMLAREPIIPGTDRPFKTSIVFSLEEGPGVLFKALAVFALRQINLTKIESRPLRMQPLRASDDSNGGSPKYFDYLFYVDFEASMADQNAQNALRHLKEFATFLRVLGSYPMDTSMT, from the exons ATGGCGGCGTCTTCGGTGGAACGATCCGGGATCGCCACAACCCCTTTCCCACGACACGTCGTATCGAAGCGCTTCCCTTCCGATCACTTCCCCAAACCAACTTTGAACTTCGAAATCCGCTCCAGACGCTGTCGTATAGGCCTGACCCTGGCTTCTCTTCGCTCATCAGACGAAAGCACCAGTAACAGAAATTACGGCGGTGGTCACAGAAACCTGGTTGGAGGCGCTATGGAATTGGAGAGCGCCTTGGAGGACTTCCCTTACGACGTCGAATCAAAAGACATGCACACTCTCCCGA GACCTTTGTCTTCGACCCATCTCTCCAATTCGGTCTCTGATGGCTCCCGCCTTCGCGTTGCATATCAG GGGGTTCGTGGAGCATACAGTGAATTAGCTGCGGACAAAGCGTATCCAAATTGCGAAGCAGTGCCTTGTGAACAATTCGATACCGCTTTTGAG GCTGCTGAACGTTGGCTTGTGGACAGAGCAGTCTTACCAATTGAGAATTCATTAGGTGGAAGCATCCATAGAAACTACGACCTTTTACTCAGGCACAGGTTGCATATAGTAGGGGAAGTGAAACTTGCAGTTCGCCATTGCTTACTGGCTAACCATGGTGTTGAAATTGAAGACCTGGAAAGGGTTCTTAGCCATCCACAG GCTCTTGATCAGTGTGAGAACACGTTAATGAAGCTGGGATTGGTCAGAGAAGCAGTGGATGATACTGCTGGTGCAGCAAAG CATGTTGCTTTCCACAAACTGAAAGATACAGGAGCTGTTGCCAGCTCACCTGCTGCCGGCATATATGGTCTGCAAATACTTGCGCAGGATATTCAG GATGATTCTGACAATGTTACTCGGTTTCTCATGCTTGCTAGAGAACCAATTATTCCTGGCACAGATAGGCCATTCAAG ACAAGTATAGTCTTCTCACTAGAGGAAGGCCCTGGGGTCCTTTTCAAAGCTCTGGCTGTTTTTGCTTTGCGTCAAATCAATCTTACAAAG ATTGAAAGCCGTCCTTTGCGGATGCAGCCCCTGCGAGCGTCTGATGATAGTAACGGTGGATCTCCAAA ATACTTTGACTATCTTTTTTATGTGGATTTTGAAGCATCAATGGCTGATCAGAATGCACAAAATGCCCTTCGGCATCTCAAG GAGTTTGCAACATTCTTGCGGGTGCTAGGGAGTTACCCGATGGATACAAGCATGACATGA